In Candidatus Palauibacter scopulicola, one genomic interval encodes:
- a CDS encoding cyclase family protein, translated as MTISELSRAAAAALVGCAAVACSVWVETPGDTPAASEDAGSEAPGPLDLAGYDLVDLSHAFGDETVYWPTDTAGFELQELAFGETEGGYFYSAYSLATAEHGGTHIDAPIHFLEGGPDVASIPLRRLIGPAAVIDVTAQAAADADYRLTVADVEAHEAEHGPIEPGSIVLLRTGWSARWPDALSYLGDDTPGDASQLHFPSYGEAAARLLVEERGAAALGADVASIDYGPSTDFIVHQIVAAANAPGLENLTNLDRLPARGATVIALPMKISGGSGGPLRAVALVPPGN; from the coding sequence ATGACGATTTCGGAGCTTTCGCGCGCGGCGGCCGCCGCCCTCGTCGGGTGCGCGGCGGTGGCCTGTTCGGTGTGGGTGGAGACGCCCGGCGACACGCCGGCCGCCTCGGAAGACGCGGGCTCCGAAGCTCCGGGACCGCTCGACCTGGCGGGCTACGACCTCGTCGACCTCAGCCACGCCTTCGGCGACGAGACGGTCTACTGGCCGACGGACACCGCCGGGTTCGAGTTGCAGGAGCTGGCCTTCGGCGAAACCGAGGGCGGCTACTTCTACTCCGCCTACTCCCTGGCCACGGCCGAGCACGGCGGCACCCACATCGACGCCCCCATCCATTTCCTCGAGGGAGGGCCCGATGTCGCGTCGATCCCGCTCAGGCGGCTCATCGGCCCGGCGGCGGTGATCGATGTGACCGCCCAGGCGGCCGCGGACGCCGACTACCGGCTGACCGTCGCCGATGTGGAGGCGCACGAGGCGGAGCACGGTCCGATCGAGCCCGGGAGCATCGTCCTCCTCAGGACGGGGTGGAGCGCGCGCTGGCCCGACGCCCTCTCCTACCTCGGCGACGACACGCCCGGGGATGCGTCGCAACTCCACTTCCCGAGCTACGGCGAGGCCGCAGCGCGCCTCCTCGTCGAGGAGCGGGGGGCCGCCGCCCTCGGAGCCGACGTGGCTTCCATCGACTACGGGCCGTCCACCGACTTCATCGTACATCAAATCGTCGCCGCGGCGAACGCGCCCGGTCTCGAGAATCTCACGAACCTCGACCGTCTTCCGGCCCGCGGCGCGACCGTCATCGCCCTGCCGATGAAGATCTCGGGCGGCTCGGGCGGCCCCCTGCGCGCCGTCGCGCTCGTGCCGCCGGGAAATTGA
- the ggt gene encoding gamma-glutamyltransferase — MPRKHALMPRKQAFAFAARTLAVCVSASMVVLAPLAAQSGRMAAPSRGGMVVSSHYLGSEAGQEILDKGGNAVDAAVATAFALAVTLPSAGNVGGGGFLVYHGADGEVTTFNFREKAALAATERMYLGPDGEVRDNSNHIGLLAVGVPGTVAGMWKAHQRLGRLPWADLLEPAIRLAEDGMPSTWAMQNWLRSLPGRAGPLYDATRAAFLKDGVRMYEPGETFRQPDLAETLRRIQADGHDGFYRGETAKLLADFMAEHGGLITEEDLARYEADELTPIHGTYRGYDVYSMPPPSSGGTGLVEMLNILEGYDLAEIGHNSALYLHLLTESMRRSYADRALHLGDPKFNPDMPIERLTSKEYAGSLRASIDMEKASKSDSAAFNGAFLQASEETTHYSVVDSEGNAVSVTYTLEFGYGSSVVVPGAGFLLNNELGDFNAVPGRTNSLGTIGTPPNLVAPEKQPLSSMTPTIVARDGRPVLAIGSPGGRTIINTTLQVVLNVIDHGMTGSQFGRAIESPRIHHQWLPDVTSFEEWGFSPDTKRLYEGMGHVTRTRGGQGQAMGIYIDWDTGLRWGASDSRAFDGGARGN; from the coding sequence ATGCCCAGGAAGCATGCGCTAATGCCCCGGAAGCAAGCGTTCGCGTTCGCCGCCCGCACCCTCGCCGTGTGCGTGTCCGCCAGCATGGTTGTCCTCGCGCCGCTCGCCGCCCAGTCGGGCCGCATGGCGGCGCCGTCGCGGGGAGGCATGGTCGTGAGCAGCCACTACCTCGGCTCGGAAGCGGGCCAGGAGATCCTCGACAAGGGCGGCAACGCGGTCGACGCCGCCGTCGCCACGGCCTTCGCCCTCGCGGTGACCCTGCCCTCGGCCGGCAATGTGGGTGGCGGCGGGTTCCTCGTATACCACGGGGCGGACGGGGAAGTGACGACGTTCAATTTCCGCGAGAAGGCGGCGCTCGCGGCGACGGAGCGCATGTACCTGGGCCCGGACGGCGAAGTCCGGGACAACTCGAACCACATCGGCCTGCTCGCCGTCGGCGTGCCGGGCACCGTGGCCGGGATGTGGAAGGCGCACCAGCGCCTCGGCCGCCTGCCCTGGGCGGATCTCCTCGAGCCGGCGATCCGGCTGGCCGAGGACGGCATGCCCTCCACGTGGGCGATGCAGAACTGGCTCCGCTCCCTGCCCGGCCGGGCGGGGCCGCTCTATGACGCGACGCGCGCGGCCTTCCTCAAGGACGGCGTCCGCATGTACGAGCCGGGGGAGACCTTCCGGCAGCCGGACCTCGCCGAGACGCTGCGCCGCATCCAGGCCGACGGGCACGACGGCTTCTACCGCGGGGAGACGGCGAAGCTGCTGGCCGATTTCATGGCCGAGCACGGCGGGCTGATCACGGAAGAGGATCTGGCGCGTTACGAGGCGGACGAGTTGACCCCGATCCACGGCACGTACCGGGGCTACGACGTCTACTCGATGCCGCCGCCGAGTTCGGGCGGAACGGGGCTCGTGGAGATGCTCAACATCCTCGAGGGGTACGATCTCGCGGAGATCGGACACAATTCGGCGCTCTACCTGCACCTGCTCACCGAATCGATGCGGCGCTCGTACGCGGACCGGGCGCTCCATCTCGGGGATCCGAAGTTCAATCCCGACATGCCGATCGAGCGTCTGACCTCCAAGGAATACGCCGGCAGCCTCCGGGCGAGCATCGACATGGAGAAGGCCTCGAAGAGCGATTCGGCGGCCTTCAACGGGGCCTTCCTGCAGGCGAGCGAGGAGACGACGCACTACTCCGTGGTGGATTCCGAGGGGAACGCGGTCTCGGTCACGTACACGCTCGAGTTCGGCTACGGGTCCAGCGTCGTCGTCCCCGGCGCGGGTTTCCTGCTCAACAACGAACTGGGCGACTTCAACGCGGTCCCCGGCCGCACGAATTCACTCGGCACGATCGGGACGCCGCCCAATCTCGTGGCGCCGGAGAAGCAGCCCCTGTCCAGCATGACGCCGACGATCGTCGCGCGCGACGGCCGGCCGGTGCTCGCGATCGGGAGTCCGGGGGGGCGGACGATCATCAACACCACCCTGCAGGTGGTGCTCAACGTCATCGACCACGGGATGACCGGATCGCAGTTCGGCCGGGCCATCGAGTCGCCCCGCATCCACCACCAGTGGCTGCCCGACGTGACCTCGTTCGAGGAGTGGGGCTTCTCGCCCGATACCAAGCGTCTCTACGAAGGCATGGGACACGTGACGCGGACCCGCGGCGGGCAGGGGCAGGCGATGGGGATCTACATCGACTGGGACACGGGACTCCGCTGGGGCGCCTCCGACAGCCGCGCCTTCGACGGCGGCGCCCGCGGGAACTAG
- a CDS encoding DUF4097 family beta strand repeat-containing protein — MAPATVVLAALAATNPGARDTTFVVPEGARIEIEHREGDIRVMGAANREARAVLDDDDGRIRVQSSGGTIRLGSSPSGDGADLLIYLPEDVDVSVVGQEGDVTVAGIVGGSVSVRTADGDVEIDGAGGVSVATLDGSVRISNAGAATVSVTDGDVWLDQVAGAMSISGIDADIIVTNADTRAISVATVDGDVWYDGTLHGNGTYSLSTHDGDVTFAVPENAGARISVSTFDGELDPSFPIQFRGGSVRGGEFTVGDGSAAVTLKSFDGDILLVRPGERTPDLD, encoded by the coding sequence ATGGCCCCGGCGACGGTGGTCCTGGCCGCTCTCGCAGCGACGAACCCCGGCGCGCGCGACACGACGTTCGTCGTGCCCGAGGGCGCGCGCATCGAGATCGAACACCGCGAGGGAGATATCCGCGTGATGGGCGCGGCCAACCGCGAGGCGCGGGCCGTGCTCGACGACGATGACGGCCGGATTCGCGTGCAATCCTCGGGCGGCACGATCCGGCTCGGCTCGAGCCCGAGTGGCGACGGCGCGGACCTCCTCATCTACCTCCCCGAGGACGTCGACGTGAGCGTGGTCGGACAGGAGGGCGACGTCACGGTCGCCGGCATCGTCGGCGGCTCCGTGTCCGTGAGGACGGCCGACGGAGACGTGGAGATCGACGGCGCCGGCGGCGTCAGCGTTGCCACGCTGGACGGCTCCGTGAGGATATCGAACGCCGGAGCCGCGACGGTCAGCGTGACCGACGGCGACGTGTGGCTCGATCAGGTCGCGGGAGCCATGAGCATCAGCGGCATCGACGCCGACATCATCGTCACGAACGCCGATACGCGCGCCATCTCCGTCGCCACGGTGGACGGCGACGTCTGGTACGACGGCACCCTTCACGGCAACGGCACGTACTCGCTCAGCACCCACGATGGCGATGTGACGTTCGCCGTTCCGGAGAACGCCGGCGCGCGCATCTCCGTGTCCACCTTCGACGGAGAACTCGACCCCTCGTTCCCCATCCAGTTCCGGGGAGGCAGCGTGCGCGGAGGAGAGTTCACGGTCGGCGACGGCTCGGCCGCCGTGACGCTGAAGTCGTTCGACGGAGACATCCTTCTCGTCCGACCGGGCGAGCGTACCCCCGACCTCGACTAG
- a CDS encoding prohibitin family protein produces MAQSVKSLRIGTVAAVAGVLFVLILFVFGFNRVDEYEVAVKRNPVTGAVAPRPYTQGLYHNVLRSWTNYPLREVQYPAGGQAERLDALTSDQLQIAVDAAYRYRINPDSAVHLYLTVGNENAVASFVYNTYRSAIRDAIAEIEASDILSTNRTGISGRIEALMTDRLNPRGLEITDFFVREVVPPETIREAIEAKLSREQQVQSEEYQTQVVVEQANQQRAEAEGIRDAQDIIAESLAGISGQRYLYWRYLEMLGRIGEGSNNMVIAPTEGGIPLFFAPDR; encoded by the coding sequence ATGGCTCAATCAGTGAAATCGCTCCGCATCGGCACGGTGGCCGCCGTCGCCGGGGTTCTCTTCGTGCTCATCCTGTTCGTGTTCGGCTTCAACCGCGTCGACGAGTACGAGGTGGCGGTCAAGCGGAACCCGGTGACCGGCGCCGTGGCGCCCCGCCCCTACACGCAGGGGTTGTACCACAACGTCCTGCGCTCGTGGACGAACTATCCGCTGCGCGAGGTCCAGTACCCGGCGGGCGGACAGGCTGAGCGCCTGGACGCCCTCACGTCGGACCAGCTCCAGATCGCGGTCGACGCGGCCTACCGCTACCGCATCAACCCGGACAGCGCCGTCCATCTCTATCTCACGGTGGGGAACGAGAACGCCGTCGCCTCGTTCGTCTACAACACGTATCGCTCCGCCATCCGCGACGCGATCGCGGAGATCGAGGCTTCGGACATCCTCTCCACCAACCGGACGGGCATCTCCGGCCGCATCGAGGCGCTGATGACGGACCGCCTCAACCCGCGCGGGCTCGAGATCACCGATTTCTTCGTGCGCGAGGTCGTGCCGCCGGAGACGATCCGCGAGGCGATCGAAGCCAAGCTGTCGCGCGAGCAGCAGGTGCAGTCCGAGGAGTACCAGACCCAGGTCGTGGTCGAGCAGGCGAACCAGCAGCGCGCGGAGGCCGAGGGGATCCGGGATGCGCAGGACATCATCGCGGAGAGCCTCGCCGGCATCTCGGGCCAGCGCTACCTGTACTGGCGCTACCTGGAGATGCTCGGACGGATCGGCGAGGGGAGCAACAACATGGTCATCGCGCCGACCGAGGGAGGCATCCCCCTCTTCTTCGCCCCGGACCGCTAG
- a CDS encoding RNA polymerase sigma factor — translation MIEPNGKPREHGPDARAEGQPSTGVEADVRAATFGDAEAFERLYRAHVSRVYGLACRMAGSERADELTQDVFVRAWEKLGTFRGESAFSSWLYRLAVNLLCSRLRALKLQREREMANEIPLAVARARHDSIEIRLDFEVALERLPDGAREVFVLHDVEGYKHREIAEQLDITAGTSKSQLHRARMILRRHLER, via the coding sequence GTGATCGAACCGAACGGAAAACCCCGGGAACACGGGCCGGACGCGCGGGCGGAGGGGCAGCCTTCCACCGGCGTCGAGGCGGACGTGCGGGCGGCGACGTTCGGGGATGCGGAGGCGTTCGAGCGCCTCTACCGCGCCCACGTCTCGCGGGTTTACGGACTCGCGTGCCGAATGGCCGGGAGCGAACGGGCGGACGAACTCACGCAGGATGTCTTCGTGCGGGCGTGGGAGAAGCTCGGGACCTTCCGCGGCGAATCGGCCTTCAGTTCGTGGCTGTACAGGCTGGCGGTGAACCTCCTGTGCAGCCGGCTGCGAGCGCTGAAGCTGCAACGGGAACGGGAGATGGCGAACGAGATTCCGCTGGCTGTGGCCCGGGCGCGGCACGACAGCATCGAGATCCGCCTCGACTTCGAGGTCGCGCTCGAACGGCTGCCGGATGGGGCGCGCGAGGTCTTCGTCCTGCACGACGTCGAGGGGTACAAGCACCGTGAGATCGCGGAGCAGTTGGACATCACGGCCGGCACGTCCAAATCCCAGTTGCACCGGGCGCGGATGATTCTGAGACGGCACCTGGAGAGGTAG
- a CDS encoding DMT family transporter, with protein sequence MRKITRGLLVVFLASLGYGALPIFAKLALAEGVEVLPLLAWRFLLGSGLLWIFVVATGRPRPPRGRRTGLVLLGLLYALNSACYMLGLDRLPASVATLVLFTYPAMTVLLARLWVGERLTPRRIAALALTTAGCALTVGTGFGGGDPLGVGLVMLAVVFLALWIVRSHGGFAGLPPISATAVALTSTAIAISVAGLATGGIGVPLAPAPLLLLGAIGLFSTAVPITAFLIGIQWIGPGRAATAATMEPAVTLALAAAVLGDRLSAGQWLGAALILAGVLSLRLEPQSDIPPDIADGHP encoded by the coding sequence ATGCGCAAGATCACTCGGGGCCTCCTCGTCGTATTCCTTGCCTCCCTCGGGTATGGGGCCCTGCCGATCTTCGCCAAGCTCGCGCTCGCGGAGGGCGTCGAGGTTCTGCCCCTGCTGGCCTGGCGCTTCCTGCTCGGGAGCGGGTTGCTCTGGATCTTCGTGGTCGCCACGGGGCGGCCCCGGCCCCCGCGCGGACGGCGGACCGGCCTCGTCCTGCTCGGTCTGCTGTACGCACTCAACTCGGCGTGCTACATGCTGGGGCTCGACCGCCTGCCGGCTTCGGTCGCGACGCTCGTCCTGTTCACCTATCCGGCGATGACCGTGCTCCTCGCCCGGCTCTGGGTCGGCGAACGGCTGACGCCGCGCCGCATCGCCGCCCTGGCGCTCACGACCGCCGGGTGCGCGCTGACCGTCGGAACCGGATTCGGAGGGGGCGATCCGCTGGGCGTGGGACTCGTCATGCTCGCGGTCGTGTTCCTGGCCCTGTGGATCGTGAGGAGCCACGGCGGCTTCGCGGGGTTGCCGCCCATCTCCGCGACGGCCGTGGCGCTGACGTCCACCGCCATCGCGATCTCGGTAGCCGGGCTGGCCACGGGGGGCATCGGCGTGCCGCTCGCGCCCGCCCCGCTGCTCCTCCTGGGCGCGATCGGCCTCTTCTCCACCGCCGTCCCCATCACGGCCTTCCTCATCGGGATCCAGTGGATCGGCCCGGGCCGGGCGGCGACCGCCGCCACCATGGAGCCCGCCGTGACGCTCGCGCTCGCCGCGGCCGTGCTCGGCGACCGCCTCTCGGCCGGTCAGTGGCTCGGCGCCGCGCTCATCCTCGCCGGCGTCCTCTCGCTCCGGCTGGAGCCACAGTCGGATATCCCGCCGGACATCGCCGATGGCCACCCCTGA
- a CDS encoding PadR family transcriptional regulator — MSLDHILLGLLREPASGYDLKAAFNETVAHFWSAELSQIYPTLKRLEERGLLRSRLEPSPRGPDRRVYALTGEGRAELRRWVRGGPVVGAERFAYLAQLYFMSAVDDLRETRAFMVDLRDHLADRLAELRAIERRIFAAHGDRPERYSDDGFHRFATLRMGIDSIGAKVNWCDLTLAAIDRRLACPPEAAP; from the coding sequence ATGAGCCTCGATCACATCCTTCTCGGCCTGCTGCGGGAGCCCGCGAGCGGGTACGACCTGAAGGCCGCCTTCAATGAGACGGTCGCGCACTTCTGGTCGGCCGAACTCAGCCAGATCTACCCCACCCTCAAGCGGCTCGAAGAGCGCGGGCTGCTCCGAAGCCGACTCGAACCCTCCCCGAGGGGACCGGACCGCCGCGTCTACGCGTTGACCGGGGAGGGGCGGGCGGAACTGCGCCGCTGGGTGCGCGGCGGGCCGGTAGTCGGGGCGGAACGGTTCGCCTACCTCGCCCAGCTCTACTTCATGAGCGCGGTCGACGACCTCCGCGAGACGCGTGCCTTCATGGTGGACCTGCGCGACCACCTGGCGGACCGGCTCGCGGAACTGCGCGCGATCGAACGGAGGATCTTCGCGGCTCACGGCGACCGGCCGGAGCGCTACAGCGACGACGGGTTCCACCGCTTCGCGACGCTGCGCATGGGGATCGATTCCATCGGGGCGAAGGTGAACTGGTGCGACCTGACGCTGGCGGCCATCGACCGGCGCCTCGCCTGCCCGCCGGAAGCCGCACCATGA
- a CDS encoding PDZ domain-containing protein codes for MKNWRDSLAVGLALALVAGLSSGLAPAAAQEEDEDDRREQVRIAFSGGGAYLGVQILDVDGERASELGMSRPYGVYIDGVMDGEPAWEAGVEEGDVVVAWYGERVESVAELRRLLSETPPGRVVDLTVLRDGAERDVSVELGERMGVFSGGRGLTFMSPQIDLSSRVVDASRERVRAAELAERARELEVRVREAQEGVAEGLSRVVYLSSGLRLGANTQRLGDQLAEYFGVEGGVLVTSVFEDTPAEEGGLRAGDVIVGLGDEEVDDPNDLRRALVDLEPGEVSLRIVRDGVERTLTVELEDERPFRWRRGLDDLGS; via the coding sequence ATGAAGAACTGGAGAGATTCGCTCGCCGTCGGGCTTGCGTTGGCGCTGGTTGCCGGGTTGTCCTCGGGTTTGGCCCCGGCCGCGGCCCAGGAGGAGGATGAGGACGATCGGCGCGAACAGGTCCGGATCGCCTTTTCCGGGGGTGGGGCATACCTCGGGGTGCAGATCCTGGATGTCGACGGGGAGCGCGCCTCGGAACTCGGGATGTCTCGCCCGTACGGCGTCTATATCGACGGGGTCATGGACGGTGAGCCGGCGTGGGAAGCCGGCGTCGAGGAGGGCGACGTGGTCGTGGCCTGGTATGGCGAGCGCGTCGAGAGCGTGGCGGAACTCCGGCGGCTGCTGAGCGAGACCCCGCCCGGACGCGTCGTGGATCTGACGGTGCTGCGCGACGGAGCGGAGCGCGACGTATCCGTCGAACTTGGGGAGCGCATGGGCGTCTTCTCGGGCGGCCGCGGTTTGACGTTCATGTCCCCGCAGATCGACCTGTCGAGCCGCGTAGTGGACGCTTCGCGGGAGCGGGTGCGCGCCGCGGAGCTCGCCGAGCGAGCGCGCGAACTGGAGGTACGGGTCCGGGAGGCGCAGGAAGGCGTGGCGGAGGGGTTGAGTCGCGTCGTCTACCTGTCGTCGGGGCTGCGGCTCGGCGCGAACACGCAGCGCCTGGGCGATCAGCTCGCGGAGTACTTCGGCGTGGAAGGCGGCGTCCTCGTCACCTCGGTGTTTGAGGACACGCCGGCGGAGGAGGGCGGTCTGCGGGCGGGAGACGTGATTGTCGGACTCGGCGACGAGGAGGTCGACGACCCCAACGACCTGCGCCGGGCGCTCGTGGACCTGGAGCCGGGGGAGGTGTCGCTCCGCATCGTCCGCGACGGCGTGGAGCGGACGCTCACCGTCGAGTTGGAGGACGAGCGTCCGTTCAGGTGGCGGCGCGGCCTGGACGACCTCGGCAGCTAG
- a CDS encoding zf-HC2 domain-containing protein: protein MTDREQRKNRFRDRLSEYIDGSLGVEEEVLIERHLERCEDSARTLAELEAVVERAASLGPREPAEDLWPGIATRIGARPTGLAGAAPDTSKAPARRRPPAGLITRFAPQLAAGIALAWLSGALVWTAVARDDVEGTPGAQGSTPGLGLPSLLPPAAQSASTLEDGGSSAEEYARLIGELERVLFDAERPLPPETVARIRRALVTIDRAIEDARAALLELPDDPYIQQHMENTMRRKSEFLAQAVQLAATD from the coding sequence ATGACAGATCGAGAACAGCGGAAGAATCGCTTTCGGGACCGTCTCTCGGAGTACATCGACGGCAGCCTCGGCGTCGAGGAGGAGGTCCTGATCGAGCGGCACCTGGAGCGTTGCGAGGACTCCGCCCGGACGCTCGCCGAGCTCGAAGCCGTCGTGGAGCGGGCCGCGAGCCTCGGGCCGCGCGAACCGGCCGAGGACCTCTGGCCCGGCATCGCGACGCGGATCGGCGCCCGGCCCACCGGCCTCGCGGGCGCGGCGCCCGACACCTCCAAAGCGCCGGCCCGGCGCCGACCGCCCGCCGGCCTCATCACGCGTTTCGCGCCGCAACTCGCGGCCGGCATCGCGCTGGCGTGGCTCTCCGGGGCCCTCGTGTGGACGGCCGTGGCGCGGGACGATGTCGAGGGAACGCCCGGCGCCCAGGGCTCGACGCCGGGGCTCGGCCTCCCGTCGCTCCTGCCCCCGGCCGCGCAAAGCGCCTCGACGCTGGAGGACGGCGGTTCGAGCGCCGAGGAGTACGCCCGTCTGATCGGCGAGCTTGAGCGCGTGCTGTTCGACGCGGAGCGGCCGCTGCCGCCGGAGACCGTGGCGCGCATCCGCCGCGCGCTCGTGACGATCGACCGGGCCATCGAGGACGCCCGCGCGGCGCTGCTCGAACTGCCCGATGACCCCTACATCCAGCAACACATGGAGAACACGATGCGGCGTAAATCGGAGTTCCTTGCCCAGGCCGTTCAACTCGCGGCGACCGACTGA
- a CDS encoding PA0069 family radical SAM protein: MLGVSEPRRSIRGRGSAHNPANRFLPLAVEREAWTLASDPDPRTEILEDRSRSIISYNNSPDLGFDASLNPYRGCETGCSYCYARPTHEYFGLSAGLDFESRILAKPEAPALLRRELASPRWKPQVLVLSGVTDPYQPVERRLGITRRCLEVLAEARNPVGIVTKHHRVTRNIDLLRELARYNAVRVQLSITTLDRSLQRKLEPRASTPERRLDAIARLADAGIPVGVNVAPVIPGLTDHEIPAILEAAAKAGAGRAIYIMLRLPFGVAALFEDWLRRNCPDRAGKVLNRMRELRGGSLYASTFGERMRGRGPFAEQVARLFSLARAKHGIEPRDYDLSAEHFRPPRAGPQLGLFDESGGEPR, translated from the coding sequence ATGCTCGGGGTTTCGGAGCCGCGACGCTCGATCCGGGGACGCGGAAGCGCGCACAACCCGGCGAACCGCTTCCTCCCTCTCGCGGTCGAGCGGGAGGCCTGGACACTCGCGTCCGATCCGGACCCGCGGACGGAGATTCTGGAGGACCGCTCCCGCTCGATCATCTCCTACAACAACAGTCCCGACCTCGGTTTCGACGCCAGCCTGAACCCGTACCGCGGCTGCGAGACGGGGTGTTCGTACTGCTATGCGCGACCCACGCACGAGTACTTCGGGCTCTCCGCGGGACTCGACTTCGAGAGCCGGATTCTGGCCAAGCCGGAGGCCCCGGCGCTGCTCAGGCGGGAACTGGCCTCGCCCCGCTGGAAGCCGCAGGTGCTCGTGCTCAGCGGAGTCACGGACCCGTATCAGCCCGTGGAGCGCCGCCTCGGGATCACCCGCCGCTGCCTCGAGGTGCTGGCCGAAGCCCGGAACCCGGTGGGCATCGTGACCAAGCACCACCGGGTGACGCGGAACATCGACCTCCTGCGCGAACTCGCGCGCTACAACGCGGTGCGGGTCCAACTCTCCATCACGACGCTGGATCGCTCGCTGCAGCGAAAGCTCGAACCGCGGGCCTCGACCCCCGAGCGGCGGCTCGACGCGATCGCGCGGCTGGCGGATGCGGGCATCCCGGTGGGCGTGAACGTCGCGCCGGTGATTCCCGGACTCACGGACCATGAGATCCCGGCCATCCTGGAGGCGGCGGCGAAGGCGGGGGCGGGGCGGGCGATCTACATCATGCTTCGCCTGCCGTTCGGGGTCGCGGCCCTGTTCGAGGATTGGCTGCGACGCAACTGCCCGGACCGGGCGGGGAAGGTGCTCAACCGCATGCGCGAGTTGAGGGGCGGGAGCCTCTATGCGTCGACCTTCGGGGAGCGGATGCGCGGGCGCGGCCCGTTCGCCGAACAGGTCGCGCGGCTCTTCTCACTCGCGCGTGCGAAGCACGGGATCGAGCCGCGCGACTACGACCTCTCGGCGGAGCACTTCCGGCCGCCGCGGGCCGGGCCCCAACTGGGCCTGTTCGACGAGTCCGGCGGCGAACCGCGCTAG